One Streptomyces lincolnensis genomic region harbors:
- a CDS encoding rhomboid family intramembrane serine protease, with the protein MVIPVHDVNPVRRTPWVTYALIAANVLVFLSMPGLADSVTGGGSLARLCRLQEFLDHYAAVPQELIHHRMPRLVPTGDVGLSPQGNAGCVVAPPGYDKSPELSVFTAMFLHGGWLHLLGNMLFLLIFGNNIEDRMGRVRFLLFYVVCGYLASYGFAVLNAGSSDPLIGASGAIAGVLGAYLVLYPKARIWVLVPFLIFLPLRLPAWLVLGFWFVLQAVYSSGEGVSDAGTVAYAAHIVGFVAGMAIAWPLKPGTPPPPEPRGLLFGRRARPRW; encoded by the coding sequence GTGGTCATCCCCGTCCATGACGTGAACCCGGTCCGCCGCACCCCGTGGGTGACGTACGCGCTCATCGCCGCGAACGTCCTGGTCTTCCTGTCCATGCCCGGTCTCGCCGACTCCGTGACGGGCGGCGGCAGCCTTGCCCGGCTCTGCCGTCTCCAGGAGTTCCTGGACCACTACGCGGCGGTCCCGCAGGAGCTGATCCACCATCGGATGCCGCGCCTGGTGCCCACGGGCGACGTGGGCCTGAGCCCGCAGGGGAACGCCGGCTGCGTGGTGGCCCCGCCGGGCTACGACAAGTCCCCCGAGCTGTCGGTGTTCACGGCGATGTTCCTGCACGGCGGCTGGCTGCATCTGCTGGGCAACATGCTGTTCCTGCTGATCTTCGGCAACAACATCGAGGACCGCATGGGCCGTGTGCGGTTCCTGCTCTTCTACGTCGTCTGCGGCTACCTGGCCTCGTACGGCTTCGCGGTGCTGAACGCCGGCTCGTCGGATCCGCTGATCGGCGCCTCGGGAGCGATCGCCGGGGTCCTGGGCGCCTATCTGGTGCTGTATCCGAAGGCCAGGATCTGGGTGCTCGTCCCGTTCCTGATCTTCCTGCCGCTGCGGCTGCCCGCCTGGCTGGTGCTCGGCTTCTGGTTCGTGCTCCAGGCGGTGTACTCCTCCGGCGAGGGCGTCTCCGACGCGGGCACCGTGGCGTACGCGGCGCACATCGTCGGCTTCGTCGCCGGTATGGCGATCGCCTGGCCGCTCAAGCCGGGCACGCCCCCGCCGCCGGAGCCGCGCGGTCTGCTGTTCGGCAGGCGGGCCCGGCCGCGCTGGTAG
- a CDS encoding FAD-dependent oxidoreductase: MSMSRTERGPERLVVIGGDAAGMSAASQARRMKGPDELEIVAFERGHFASFSACGIPYWVGGEVTERDQLIARTPEEHRARGIDLRMRTEVTEIDVGGQRVRARDVESGGESWTSYDKLVIATGARPIRPDMPGAEAPGVHGVQTLDDGQALLDTLARTRGRRAVVVGAGYIGVEMAEALINRDYEVTVVNRGREPMSTLDPDMGRLVHEAMEGLGITMVNDAEVTKILTGDDGRARAVLTEDAEYPADVVVLGIGVRPETALARAAGLPLGTHGGLLTDLAMRVRGHENIWAGGDCVEVLDLVSGQERHVALGTHANKHGQVIGTNAGGGYATFPGVVGTAVSRVCDLEIARTGLREKDARRVGLQFESVTIEATSRAGYYPGASPMTVKMLAERRTGRLLGVQIVGREGAGKRVDIAAVALTAGMTVDRMTALDLGYAPPFSPVWDPVLVAARKASKAVRQRT; this comes from the coding sequence ATGAGCATGAGCCGTACGGAGCGTGGGCCGGAGCGTCTGGTCGTGATCGGTGGCGACGCCGCGGGCATGTCCGCGGCGTCGCAGGCCCGCCGGATGAAGGGCCCCGACGAACTGGAGATCGTGGCGTTCGAGCGGGGCCACTTCGCGTCCTTCTCGGCGTGCGGCATCCCGTACTGGGTGGGCGGCGAGGTCACCGAGCGGGACCAGCTGATCGCCCGCACGCCCGAGGAGCACCGGGCCCGCGGGATCGATCTGCGCATGCGCACCGAGGTGACGGAGATCGACGTCGGGGGACAGCGGGTACGCGCGCGTGACGTCGAATCCGGCGGCGAGTCCTGGACGTCGTACGACAAACTGGTGATCGCGACCGGTGCCCGTCCGATCCGGCCGGACATGCCGGGTGCGGAGGCGCCCGGTGTGCACGGCGTGCAGACCCTCGACGACGGCCAGGCGCTCCTGGACACGCTGGCACGCACGCGTGGCCGGCGCGCGGTGGTGGTCGGCGCGGGCTACATCGGCGTGGAGATGGCCGAGGCGCTCATCAACCGCGACTACGAGGTGACGGTCGTCAACCGCGGCCGGGAGCCGATGTCGACCCTCGACCCGGACATGGGCCGTCTGGTGCACGAGGCCATGGAGGGCCTGGGCATCACCATGGTCAACGACGCCGAGGTGACCAAGATCCTCACGGGTGACGACGGGCGGGCGCGGGCCGTGCTGACCGAGGACGCCGAGTACCCGGCGGACGTCGTGGTGCTCGGCATCGGTGTCCGCCCCGAGACCGCCCTCGCCCGGGCCGCCGGTCTGCCGCTCGGCACTCACGGGGGCCTGCTGACCGATCTGGCGATGCGGGTGCGCGGGCACGAGAACATCTGGGCGGGCGGCGACTGCGTCGAGGTCCTCGACCTGGTCTCCGGCCAGGAGCGCCACGTCGCTCTGGGCACCCACGCCAACAAGCACGGCCAGGTCATCGGCACCAACGCCGGGGGCGGTTACGCCACCTTCCCCGGTGTCGTCGGCACCGCCGTCAGCAGGGTCTGCGACCTGGAGATCGCCCGCACCGGCCTCCGGGAGAAGGACGCCCGCCGCGTCGGCCTCCAGTTCGAGTCCGTCACCATCGAGGCCACCAGCCGCGCCGGCTACTACCCGGGCGCCTCCCCCATGACGGTGAAGATGCTCGCCGAGCGCCGCACGGGGCGGCTGCTCGGCGTGCAGATCGTCGGCAGGGAGGGCGCGGGCAAGAGGGTCGACATCGCCGCCGTGGCTCTCACGGCCGGCATGACGGTCGACCGGATGACAGCCCTGGACCTGGGCTACGCACCCCCGTTCTCCCCCGTGTGGGACCCGGTGCTGGTGGCGGCCAGGAAGGCGTCGAAGGCGGTGCGGCAGCGCACCTGA